The following are encoded in a window of Streptococcus pasteurianus genomic DNA:
- the galE gene encoding UDP-glucose 4-epimerase GalE — protein MSILVLGGAGYIGSHMVDRLVEKGDEEVVVVDSLVTGHRAAVHPDAIFYQGDLADQDFMRKVFTENPDIDAVIHFAAYSLVAESMEKPLKYFDNNTAGMVKLLEVMNEFGVKHIVFSSTAATYGIPDEIPIKETTPQRPINPYGESKLMMETIMKWSDQAYGIKFVPLRYFNVAGAKPDGSIGEDHGPETHLLPIILQVAQGVREKIMIFGNDYNTPDGTNVRDYVHPFDLADAHLLAVKYLREGNPSTAFNLGSSTGFSNLQILEAARKVTGKEIPAELADRRPGDPDTLIASSDKAREVLGWKPQFDDIEKIIASAWAWHSSHPNGYNDR, from the coding sequence ATGTCAATTTTAGTGCTTGGTGGGGCTGGTTATATCGGTTCTCACATGGTTGACCGTTTGGTTGAAAAAGGTGACGAAGAAGTCGTCGTGGTTGATAGTTTGGTGACAGGGCACCGTGCTGCGGTTCACCCTGATGCGATATTTTATCAAGGCGACCTTGCTGACCAAGACTTTATGCGTAAAGTCTTTACAGAAAATCCAGATATTGATGCTGTCATTCACTTTGCGGCTTATTCATTGGTTGCTGAATCAATGGAAAAACCTTTAAAATACTTTGATAACAATACAGCAGGCATGGTCAAATTGCTTGAAGTGATGAACGAATTTGGCGTGAAGCACATTGTTTTCTCATCAACAGCAGCAACTTATGGCATTCCAGATGAAATTCCAATCAAAGAAACAACACCACAACGCCCAATCAATCCGTATGGCGAAAGTAAACTCATGATGGAAACAATCATGAAATGGTCTGACCAAGCTTATGGTATTAAATTTGTACCGCTTCGCTATTTTAATGTTGCTGGTGCAAAACCAGACGGTTCAATCGGTGAAGACCACGGTCCAGAAACACACTTGTTACCAATTATTTTGCAAGTGGCACAAGGTGTACGTGAAAAAATCATGATTTTTGGTAATGATTACAACACGCCAGATGGCACAAATGTCCGTGATTATGTTCACCCATTTGACCTAGCAGATGCGCATTTGCTTGCGGTTAAATACCTTCGTGAAGGTAATCCGTCAACGGCATTCAATCTTGGTTCTTCAACAGGATTTTCAAATCTTCAAATTCTCGAAGCAGCTCGTAAAGTGACTGGTAAAGAAATTCCAGCTGAACTGGCTGACCGTCGCCCTGGTGACCCAGATACTCTTATCGCGTCATCTGACAAAGCGCGTGAAGTCCTTGGTTGGAAACCACAATTTGACGACATTGAAAAAATCATTGCCTCAGCATGGGCATGGCACTCAAGCCACCCAAATGGGTATAATGATAGATAA
- the yajC gene encoding preprotein translocase subunit YajC — MGTIIMLVVLVGMIWFMQRSQKKQAQERQNQLKALAKGDEIVTIGGLYGVVDEVDEDNQKMVLDIDGVYLTFELSALKRVINRAEPETVEPETTVIEEVTETEAVVEEAAEEVSTDAAIESKD; from the coding sequence ATGGGAACAATTATTATGTTGGTTGTGTTGGTTGGTATGATTTGGTTCATGCAACGTTCACAAAAGAAACAAGCTCAAGAACGTCAAAATCAGCTTAAAGCACTAGCTAAAGGTGATGAAATTGTAACTATCGGTGGTCTTTACGGAGTTGTTGACGAAGTAGATGAAGATAACCAAAAAATGGTTTTAGACATTGATGGTGTTTACTTGACATTTGAATTGAGCGCTTTGAAACGTGTTATTAACCGTGCAGAACCAGAAACTGTTGAACCTGAAACAACTGTTATCGAAGAAGTAACAGAAACAGAAGCAGTTGTTGAAGAAGCTGCTGAGGAAGTAAGCACAGATGCTGCTATTGAAAGTAAAGATTAA
- a CDS encoding LacI family DNA-binding transcriptional regulator: MATLKDIAKLAKVSSATVSRVLNQDATLSVSEETRHRILTVAEELGYEKHKRSTNTLQERQKIAIVQWYSEQEELNDLYYYSIRIGLEKRAQELGYDIIRYFNNDILTISENICGIIAIGKFSSAQISKLEKLSQNLVFVDSDTLNAGHPCVTTDFDNAVIKVLDYFMDQGFTKIGMIAGEERTTDQQELIVDQRFRTFKNYAYENNLYNPNYIFVGDFSAQAGYELMKKAITELGDDLPQAFFLANDTLAIGALRALQEASIIVPNRVSLISFNDTPLTKQVFPALSSITVYTEEMGRTAVDILNRQLINHNTIPTMTRLATTLTLRDSTK; this comes from the coding sequence ATGGCTACATTAAAAGACATCGCAAAGTTGGCAAAGGTTTCATCAGCAACCGTTTCTCGGGTGCTTAATCAAGATGCTACCCTTTCTGTTAGCGAAGAAACACGGCATCGCATTTTAACCGTCGCTGAAGAGCTGGGGTACGAAAAGCACAAACGCAGCACAAATACCTTACAAGAACGGCAAAAAATTGCTATTGTGCAATGGTACAGTGAGCAAGAAGAACTCAATGACCTCTATTATTACAGTATTCGTATCGGACTCGAAAAACGTGCTCAAGAGTTGGGCTATGATATTATTCGTTACTTTAATAATGATATTTTAACGATTTCTGAAAACATCTGTGGTATTATTGCCATTGGTAAATTTTCTAGCGCACAAATTTCAAAACTCGAAAAATTGTCTCAAAATCTTGTGTTTGTTGACAGCGACACACTCAATGCAGGACACCCTTGCGTGACCACTGATTTTGATAATGCTGTTATCAAAGTGCTTGATTACTTTATGGACCAAGGATTCACAAAAATTGGGATGATTGCTGGCGAAGAACGCACAACCGACCAACAAGAACTCATTGTTGACCAACGCTTCCGTACTTTCAAAAATTACGCCTATGAAAATAATCTCTACAATCCTAACTACATATTTGTCGGAGATTTTTCAGCACAAGCAGGATATGAGTTAATGAAAAAAGCCATTACCGAACTTGGTGACGACCTCCCTCAAGCTTTCTTTCTTGCCAATGACACCCTTGCAATCGGTGCGCTTCGCGCTCTCCAAGAAGCTAGTATCATTGTGCCAAATCGCGTTAGCCTCATCTCTTTTAACGATACCCCACTAACTAAACAAGTCTTTCCAGCCTTATCAAGCATCACTGTCTATACCGAAGAAATGGGACGGACTGCCGTTGACATCCTTAACCGCCAACTTATCAACCATAACACTATCCCAACAATGACAAGACTTGCAACCACTCTAACATTACGAGACAGCACGAAATAA
- a CDS encoding carbohydrate ABC transporter permease: MKKEERYNTFWKYVLLIAGSILILIPLLATVFSSFKTTKDIMQHFFAFPNPVTLSNYTRLLADGIGHYFLNSTIITVVSVILVTLFIPAAAYSIARNMSKKRAFNIMYSLLILGIFVPFQVIMIPITVMMSRLGLTNIWGLIILYLTYAVPQTLFLYVGYIKLSVPDSLDEAAEIDGADKFTTYRKIVFPMLKPMHATTLIINALWFWNDFMLPLLMLNKSSDSWSLPLFQYNYTGQYLSDYGPSFASYVVGIITITIVYLIFQKHIISGMSNGAVK, encoded by the coding sequence ATGAAAAAAGAAGAACGTTATAATACTTTTTGGAAATATGTGCTCTTAATTGCGGGTTCAATTCTGATTTTGATTCCTTTATTAGCAACTGTCTTTAGTTCGTTTAAGACAACTAAGGATATCATGCAACATTTCTTTGCTTTTCCAAATCCTGTCACTCTAAGCAACTACACACGCTTGCTTGCTGATGGCATCGGACATTATTTCTTAAATTCAACGATTATCACCGTTGTATCAGTGATTTTGGTGACTTTATTTATTCCTGCGGCTGCTTATTCAATTGCTCGTAATATGAGCAAAAAACGAGCTTTCAATATCATGTACAGTTTGTTGATTTTGGGAATTTTTGTGCCATTTCAAGTTATCATGATTCCAATCACAGTGATGATGAGTCGACTTGGCTTGACTAATATTTGGGGTTTGATTATCTTGTACTTAACATATGCTGTACCACAAACCTTATTCTTGTATGTCGGATACATCAAGTTAAGTGTTCCTGACAGTTTGGATGAAGCAGCTGAGATTGATGGTGCTGATAAATTCACAACTTATCGCAAAATCGTCTTTCCAATGTTAAAACCAATGCACGCTACAACTTTGATTATCAATGCACTTTGGTTTTGGAATGACTTCATGCTTCCACTCTTGATGCTGAATAAATCATCAGACTCTTGGTCATTGCCACTTTTTCAATACAACTACACAGGACAATACCTCAGCGACTACGGACCAAGCTTTGCATCATACGTCGTTGGTATTATTACTATCACAATCGTTTACCTCATTTTCCAAAAACATATCATTTCAGGAATGAGCAACGGCGCAGTGAAATAA
- a CDS encoding isoprenyl transferase — protein sequence MFKFRKKEKAISLEKIPKHIGIIMDGNGRWAKKRMQPRVMGHKAGMDALQDVTIAASELGVKVLTVYAFSTENWSRPEDEVKFIMNLPVEFFDKYVPELDANNVKVQVIGETDRLPKDTFDAMKRACEKTKHNSGLILNFALNYGGRSEITEAVKNIAQEVLEAKINPDDITEDVISNHLMTNHLPYLYRDPDLIIRTSGELRLSNFLPWQSAYSEFYFTPVLWPDFKKDELIKAIAEYNRRHRRFGGI from the coding sequence ATGTTTAAATTTAGAAAAAAAGAAAAGGCGATAAGCCTTGAAAAGATTCCAAAACACATCGGAATCATCATGGATGGAAATGGTCGCTGGGCGAAAAAGCGTATGCAACCACGTGTCATGGGACACAAAGCGGGAATGGATGCTCTGCAAGACGTCACTATTGCGGCTTCTGAACTTGGTGTTAAAGTTTTGACGGTCTATGCTTTTTCAACTGAAAATTGGTCTCGTCCCGAAGATGAAGTTAAATTCATTATGAATTTACCAGTCGAATTCTTTGATAAATATGTCCCTGAATTGGACGCAAATAATGTCAAAGTTCAAGTTATTGGTGAAACAGACCGCCTGCCAAAAGATACTTTTGATGCGATGAAACGTGCTTGCGAGAAAACAAAGCACAATTCTGGTTTGATTTTGAATTTTGCGCTTAATTATGGTGGACGTTCAGAAATCACAGAAGCAGTAAAAAACATTGCCCAAGAAGTGCTTGAAGCTAAAATCAATCCTGATGACATTACAGAAGATGTGATTTCAAACCACTTGATGACAAACCACTTACCGTATTTATACCGTGACCCTGATTTGATTATTCGAACAAGCGGTGAGCTTCGCCTAAGTAATTTTCTGCCTTGGCAGTCAGCTTATAGTGAATTCTATTTCACACCAGTTTTATGGCCTGATTTCAAAAAAGATGAGCTGATTAAGGCAATTGCTGAATACAATCGACGTCATCGTCGTTTTGGTGGAATATAG
- the galT gene encoding UDP-glucose--hexose-1-phosphate uridylyltransferase, whose amino-acid sequence MKLLDTFVAKVIAVSDYTEDDMFYLCNRVLALVGEEGSQQETKQTELIALKDELVDLAVQNGKVGELVTEKDCLGAELMNFITPVPSQVNREFWDTYAKSPQQAIADFYALSKRNDYIKVAAIAKNIAFTTPSQYGDIQITINLSKPEKDPKAIAQAKLVKASSYPKCQLCMENEGYQGRINHPARANHRIIRMKLGDEKWGFQYSPYAYFNEHCIILNTEHVPMVISKDTFAQLLDIVDIFPGYFAGSNSDLPIVGGSILTHNHYQGGRHVFPMEIAELDREFHFKGFSDVTAGIVNWPMSVIRLRSADKNRLVELAETIRLAWRDYSDDSVDVVAYTGDTPHHTVTPIARKRRGLFELDIVLRDNHTTAEFPDGVYHPHADVQHIKKENIGLIEVMGLAILPPRLKDELSEVEKYLLNQYNEIADYHKDWADNIKKRTDITAKSVYNIVQEEVGKVFVRVLEDAGVYKRDEKGQAAFMRFVDSVGLE is encoded by the coding sequence ATGAAACTTTTAGATACTTTTGTTGCTAAAGTTATTGCAGTTAGCGACTACACAGAAGATGATATGTTTTACTTGTGTAATCGTGTCCTTGCCCTTGTTGGCGAAGAAGGCTCACAGCAAGAAACGAAGCAAACAGAACTTATTGCCCTCAAAGATGAACTGGTTGACCTAGCTGTGCAAAATGGCAAGGTTGGTGAATTGGTGACCGAAAAAGATTGTTTGGGTGCTGAGCTAATGAATTTTATCACACCTGTTCCAAGTCAGGTGAACCGTGAATTCTGGGATACTTATGCAAAATCTCCTCAACAAGCTATCGCAGATTTTTACGCCCTCAGCAAACGCAACGATTACATTAAAGTTGCTGCAATCGCAAAAAATATTGCCTTTACAACACCATCACAATATGGCGATATTCAAATCACAATCAATTTATCAAAACCTGAAAAAGACCCCAAAGCTATTGCACAAGCTAAACTGGTCAAAGCTTCCTCATATCCAAAATGCCAACTTTGCATGGAAAATGAAGGTTACCAAGGTAGGATTAACCACCCTGCCCGTGCTAACCACCGCATTATCCGTATGAAGTTAGGTGATGAAAAATGGGGCTTCCAGTATTCACCTTATGCTTACTTCAATGAGCACTGCATTATTTTAAATACTGAGCATGTGCCAATGGTTATTAGCAAGGATACTTTTGCGCAATTATTGGACATTGTTGATATTTTCCCAGGGTATTTTGCAGGGTCAAATTCTGATTTACCGATTGTTGGTGGGTCAATTTTGACACACAATCACTATCAAGGTGGGCGTCATGTCTTTCCTATGGAAATAGCAGAGCTAGACCGTGAGTTTCATTTCAAAGGCTTTTCTGATGTGACAGCTGGTATTGTCAACTGGCCAATGTCTGTTATTCGTTTGCGTAGCGCTGATAAAAATCGTTTGGTTGAACTAGCTGAAACCATTCGCTTAGCTTGGCGTGATTATTCTGATGATAGCGTTGATGTTGTCGCCTATACAGGAGACACACCGCACCACACCGTGACACCAATTGCTCGTAAACGTCGTGGCTTGTTTGAATTGGACATTGTCCTACGTGACAATCACACGACTGCTGAATTTCCTGACGGTGTTTATCATCCGCACGCTGATGTGCAACACATCAAAAAAGAAAATATCGGTCTGATTGAGGTTATGGGCTTAGCTATTTTACCTCCGCGTCTGAAAGATGAACTGTCAGAAGTTGAAAAATATCTTTTGAACCAGTATAATGAAATCGCTGACTATCACAAAGATTGGGCAGATAATATTAAAAAACGTACGGATATTACGGCTAAATCAGTGTATAATATTGTACAAGAGGAAGTCGGAAAAGTTTTTGTTCGTGTTTTAGAAGACGCAGGTGTTTACAAACGTGATGAAAAAGGTCAAGCTGCCTTTATGCGTTTTGTAGATAGCGTGGGGTTAGAATAG
- a CDS encoding galactokinase, with protein sequence MKVIELKEAFTAVFGNEADATFFSPGRINLIGEHTDYNGGHVFPAAITLGTYGAARKRDDQTLRFYSANFADLGIIEVDLANLVFDKKDNWTNYPKGVIKFLQEAGYTINTGFDLYVNGNIPNGSGLSSSASLELLVGIVAEELFDLNLDRLDLVKIGKQTENEFIGVNSGIMDQFAIGMGADKQAIYLDTNTLEYDLVPLDLGDNVIVIMNTNKRRELADSKYNERRAECEKAVEELNQVLDIKTLGELDLQAFDEYSYLIKDANRLKRARHAVWENQRTLQAKEALIAGELEKFGRLVNASHVSLEHDYEVTGIELDTLAHTAWQQEGVLGARMTGAGFGGCGIAIVAKDKVDEFTQNVGKVYTEIIGYAPAFYIAEIAGGSRVLSRK encoded by the coding sequence ATGAAAGTTATAGAATTAAAAGAAGCCTTCACAGCCGTATTTGGCAATGAAGCAGACGCAACCTTTTTCTCACCAGGACGTATCAATTTGATTGGTGAACATACAGACTACAATGGCGGTCATGTTTTCCCAGCGGCTATCACCCTTGGAACATACGGTGCAGCTCGCAAACGTGACGATCAAACACTTCGTTTTTATTCAGCAAACTTTGCTGATTTAGGCATTATCGAGGTTGACCTTGCTAACCTTGTCTTTGATAAAAAAGACAACTGGACGAATTATCCAAAAGGTGTCATTAAATTCTTGCAAGAAGCTGGGTATACGATTAATACTGGTTTTGACCTTTACGTCAATGGGAATATTCCAAACGGTTCAGGCTTGTCATCATCAGCTTCGTTAGAGCTCTTGGTCGGAATTGTTGCTGAAGAATTATTTGACCTCAACTTAGACCGTCTTGACTTAGTAAAAATTGGTAAACAAACGGAAAATGAATTTATCGGCGTTAATTCAGGAATCATGGACCAATTTGCTATTGGTATGGGAGCTGACAAGCAAGCTATTTACCTTGATACCAACACATTAGAATACGACCTTGTGCCGCTTGATTTAGGTGACAATGTCATTGTTATCATGAATACTAACAAACGCCGTGAATTGGCTGATTCAAAATACAATGAACGTCGTGCCGAATGTGAAAAAGCCGTTGAAGAATTGAATCAAGTGCTTGATATCAAGACACTTGGTGAACTTGATTTGCAAGCTTTTGATGAATACAGTTACCTCATTAAAGATGCTAATCGTCTCAAACGTGCTCGTCACGCTGTTTGGGAAAATCAACGCACTCTTCAAGCCAAAGAAGCTTTGATTGCAGGTGAACTTGAAAAATTTGGTCGTTTGGTCAATGCCTCACATGTATCACTTGAGCATGATTACGAAGTGACTGGTATTGAGCTTGATACCCTTGCTCATACCGCTTGGCAACAAGAAGGTGTCCTTGGAGCTCGTATGACAGGAGCGGGCTTTGGTGGCTGCGGTATTGCCATTGTCGCTAAAGATAAAGTTGATGAATTCACCCAAAATGTCGGCAAGGTTTATACAGAAATCATTGGCTATGCGCCAGCTTTCTACATTGCTGAAATTGCAGGTGGCTCACGTGTCTTGTCTCGAAAATAA
- the gtfA gene encoding sucrose phosphorylase gives MTIQNKTMLITYSDSLGKNLKELNENLGKYFGEAVGGVHLLPFFPSTGDRGFAPVDYDEVDAAFGDWDDVKALGEKYYLMFDFMINHISRQSKYYKDYQEKHEASAYKDMFLNWDKFWPENRPTQADVDLIYKRKDRAPKQGIHFADGSVEQLWNTFGEEQIDLDVTKDVTMDFIRKTIAHLAENGCDLIRLDAFAYAVKKLDTNDFFVEPEIWELLDKVRSIAAESGTELLPEIHEHYSIQFKIAEHDYYVYDFALPMVVLYSLYSGNVNRLAKWLKMSPMKQFTTLDTHDGIGVVDVKDILTDEEIDYTSNELYKVGANVNRKYSTAEYNNLDIYQINSTYYSALGDDDKKYFLARLIQAFAPGIPQVYYVGFLAGKNDLELLEKTKEGRNINRHYYSSSEIAEEVKRPVVQALLKLFTFRNQSAAFALDGSIDVEILDENTLVITRRNQGSSVVAEAQINLKELSYAVKENGEEVTFL, from the coding sequence ATGACAATACAAAATAAAACAATGCTTATTACTTACTCAGATAGTCTGGGAAAGAATTTGAAAGAATTAAATGAAAATCTTGGCAAGTATTTTGGAGAAGCTGTCGGCGGGGTTCATCTTTTGCCATTTTTCCCGTCAACAGGTGACCGTGGTTTTGCGCCAGTCGATTATGATGAGGTTGATGCTGCATTTGGGGATTGGGATGACGTGAAGGCATTGGGTGAGAAGTATTATCTCATGTTTGATTTCATGATTAACCATATTTCTCGTCAATCAAAATATTACAAAGATTATCAGGAAAAGCACGAAGCTAGTGCTTACAAGGATATGTTTCTTAACTGGGATAAATTTTGGCCAGAAAATCGTCCGACACAAGCTGATGTGGATTTGATTTACAAGCGTAAAGACCGCGCACCAAAACAAGGAATTCACTTTGCGGACGGTTCAGTTGAGCAGCTCTGGAACACATTTGGTGAAGAGCAGATTGACCTTGATGTGACAAAAGACGTGACCATGGATTTCATTCGAAAGACCATCGCGCATTTAGCTGAAAATGGTTGCGACCTTATTCGATTAGATGCTTTTGCTTATGCAGTTAAAAAATTAGATACTAATGATTTCTTTGTAGAACCAGAAATCTGGGAATTGCTTGATAAAGTCCGCAGCATTGCTGCGGAATCTGGTACAGAGTTGCTTCCAGAAATTCATGAGCACTATTCAATCCAGTTTAAGATCGCTGAGCACGATTACTATGTTTATGATTTTGCCCTTCCGATGGTGGTTCTTTATAGCCTTTACAGCGGAAATGTTAATCGTTTGGCGAAATGGCTTAAAATGTCTCCCATGAAACAATTTACGACACTTGATACGCACGATGGTATTGGAGTTGTTGATGTCAAAGATATCTTGACGGATGAGGAAATTGATTACACGTCAAATGAACTTTATAAAGTAGGTGCCAACGTCAACCGAAAATATTCAACAGCCGAGTATAATAATCTTGATATCTACCAAATCAATTCAACTTACTATTCTGCGCTTGGGGATGATGACAAGAAATATTTCTTAGCTCGTTTGATTCAAGCTTTCGCGCCAGGCATTCCACAAGTGTATTATGTTGGCTTTTTAGCTGGTAAAAATGATCTTGAATTGTTAGAAAAAACAAAAGAAGGTCGCAATATTAATCGTCATTATTATAGCAGTAGCGAAATTGCAGAAGAAGTCAAACGTCCAGTTGTTCAAGCTTTGCTAAAATTATTTACTTTCCGTAATCAATCGGCTGCTTTTGCCCTGGATGGCAGTATTGATGTAGAGATATTAGATGAAAATACGCTTGTAATCACTCGCCGTAATCAAGGTAGCAGTGTGGTTGCGGAAGCCCAAATTAATTTAAAAGAGTTAAGCTACGCAGTTAAAGAAAACGGGGAAGAAGTTACTTTCTTATAA
- the dexB gene encoding glucan 1,6-alpha-glucosidase DexB → MEKHWWHKATIYQIYPKSFKDSNGDGIGDLQGIISKLDYLQKLGITAIWLSPVYQSPMDDNGYDISNYEAIADIFGDMSDMEELLAQAKARGIRIIMDLVVNHTSDEHAWFVEARENPASPYRDFYIWRDEPNELDSIFGGSAWAYDGKTGQYYLHFFSKKQPDLNWENLALRKSVYDMMNRWIDKGISGFRMDVIDMIGKMPDQLISNNGPKLHDYLKEMHQETLAGKDLLTVGETWGATPEIAKQYSSPDEKELSMVFQFEHIGLQHKPNASKWEYEKELNVPALKAIFNKWQTELELGQGWNSLFWDNHDLPRVLSIWGDTDTYREKSAKALAICLHLMRGTPYIYQGEEIGMTNYPFKDLGEIDDIESLNFAKEALENGKTSEEVLDSIRMIGRDNARTPMQWDSSKNAGFSTADKTWLPVNPNYQDINVQAALDNPESIFYTYQKLITLRKENEWLIDADFELLETADKVFAYLRKTVDATYLVVANLSNQAQPFECDLGYQETIISNTAELADFENHQLQPWDAFCMKVGQNMK, encoded by the coding sequence ATGGAAAAACATTGGTGGCATAAAGCAACCATTTATCAAATTTACCCAAAATCATTTAAGGATTCAAATGGTGATGGAATTGGTGATTTGCAAGGGATTATCAGTAAACTTGACTACTTACAAAAGCTTGGTATTACAGCGATTTGGCTTTCTCCTGTTTATCAGTCTCCGATGGATGATAATGGTTATGATATTTCAAATTATGAGGCGATTGCGGATATTTTTGGAGATATGTCTGACATGGAAGAATTGCTAGCGCAGGCAAAAGCGCGTGGTATTCGTATTATCATGGATTTGGTGGTTAATCACACATCAGATGAACACGCTTGGTTTGTTGAAGCGCGTGAAAATCCTGCCAGCCCATACCGTGATTTTTACATTTGGCGTGATGAACCAAATGAGCTTGATTCTATTTTTGGTGGCTCTGCCTGGGCATATGATGGCAAAACTGGGCAATATTATTTGCACTTTTTCAGCAAGAAACAGCCAGATTTGAATTGGGAAAATCTCGCATTACGCAAGTCTGTTTACGATATGATGAATCGCTGGATTGACAAAGGTATTTCTGGCTTTCGTATGGACGTGATTGACATGATTGGGAAAATGCCAGACCAATTAATTTCTAATAATGGACCAAAATTGCATGATTATCTCAAAGAAATGCATCAAGAAACCTTGGCTGGAAAGGATTTGTTAACGGTTGGCGAAACTTGGGGCGCAACACCAGAAATTGCTAAGCAGTACTCATCCCCAGATGAAAAAGAATTATCAATGGTTTTTCAATTTGAACATATCGGTCTGCAACACAAGCCAAATGCTTCAAAATGGGAATACGAAAAAGAATTAAATGTTCCTGCACTTAAAGCCATTTTCAACAAGTGGCAGACAGAGCTTGAGCTTGGTCAGGGCTGGAATTCGCTTTTTTGGGACAATCATGATTTGCCACGTGTTTTATCGATTTGGGGAGACACAGACACTTATCGTGAAAAATCAGCCAAAGCGCTAGCGATTTGCTTGCACCTAATGCGTGGTACGCCTTACATCTACCAAGGAGAAGAAATCGGCATGACTAACTATCCTTTCAAGGATTTAGGAGAAATTGATGACATTGAGTCGCTCAATTTTGCCAAAGAAGCGCTTGAAAATGGTAAGACGTCAGAAGAAGTGCTAGACAGTATTCGCATGATTGGACGCGATAATGCTAGAACGCCAATGCAATGGGATAGTAGCAAGAATGCAGGATTTTCAACAGCTGATAAGACTTGGTTGCCAGTTAATCCAAACTATCAGGACATCAATGTTCAAGCTGCTTTAGACAATCCAGAATCTATTTTCTATACTTATCAAAAACTCATCACGCTTCGCAAGGAAAATGAGTGGTTGATTGATGCGGATTTTGAACTTTTAGAGACAGCAGATAAGGTCTTTGCCTATCTCAGAAAAACTGTGGATGCTACTTATCTTGTTGTGGCTAACCTATCGAACCAAGCGCAACCATTTGAATGCGACCTTGGCTACCAAGAAACTATCATCAGCAATACCGCAGAACTTGCTGATTTTGAAAATCATCAACTTCAACCATGGGATGCCTTTTGCATGAAAGTCGGGCAAAATATGAAATAA
- a CDS encoding carbohydrate ABC transporter permease, with translation MRKFLNKYWGWVFLIVPLILQAIFFYFPMIQGAFYSFTNWTGLTYNFDFVGVNNYKILLTDTKFFKALGFTLILTIALIVGEIVIGIWVARALNTKIKGQTFFRAWFFFPAVLSGLTVSLIFKQVFNYGLPAIGEALNIECLKTSLLGTTGGAVFAAIFVMLWQGVAMPIILFLSGLQTIPSEITEAAAIDGANSKQTFWNIELPYLLPSISMVFIMALKGGLTAFDQIFALTGGGPSNSTTSIGLLVYNYAFSSNQYGYANAIALILFAIIVLVSVLQLKLSSRFEV, from the coding sequence ATGCGAAAATTTTTAAATAAATATTGGGGCTGGGTGTTCTTGATTGTTCCCTTGATTTTACAAGCAATTTTCTTCTATTTCCCAATGATTCAAGGTGCTTTCTACAGTTTTACAAACTGGACTGGATTGACTTACAATTTTGATTTTGTTGGTGTCAACAATTATAAAATCTTGCTAACGGATACCAAATTCTTTAAAGCTCTTGGCTTTACTTTGATTTTGACCATTGCGTTAATTGTCGGTGAAATTGTGATTGGTATCTGGGTGGCGCGTGCTTTGAATACTAAAATCAAAGGTCAAACGTTCTTTAGAGCTTGGTTCTTTTTCCCAGCTGTTTTGTCAGGGTTGACAGTGTCTTTGATTTTTAAACAAGTTTTTAACTATGGTTTGCCTGCTATCGGCGAAGCTTTGAATATTGAATGTTTAAAAACAAGTCTTTTAGGAACAACTGGCGGTGCTGTTTTTGCAGCAATCTTTGTTATGTTGTGGCAAGGTGTTGCCATGCCGATTATTCTCTTCCTATCTGGTCTTCAAACCATTCCAAGTGAAATCACAGAAGCGGCAGCAATCGATGGCGCAAATAGCAAACAAACGTTCTGGAACATTGAATTACCATATCTGTTACCAAGTATTTCTATGGTCTTTATCATGGCACTAAAAGGTGGCTTAACAGCTTTTGACCAAATCTTTGCTTTGACTGGTGGTGGACCAAGTAATTCAACAACATCAATCGGACTTTTGGTTTACAATTATGCCTTTTCAAGTAACCAATACGGTTATGCTAACGCAATTGCCTTGATTCTTTTTGCCATCATTGTTCTTGTTTCAGTGTTGCAACTTAAATTATCAAGTCGTTTTGAAGTATAG